CATTGACTGGGGTATGACGCGTTAACTTCTTCAATATTGAAAGCATTGTACGTAAACTATCACCATCTTCAAGTGCAACTAACGATTCTTTTGCAATTGCTTCGATTCGGTTAAATGCTTCTTGTGTAAATACTTCTGTCATTAATAATTTTTGATTAGCTTTTTCTAAACCATCTTTAGCAATTGCTTTTTCTGTACGAAGAATGACTGATTCAATGTTGAATACATCAGAGACAAGATCGGCAACATTTGCTAACATCTCTTGCTCTTTTTGAAGCTTTTCGCCATATTTTTGTACAGCAGTACCAGCAACCATCATAAAGATTTTCTTCGCGTTTTCTAGCAAGTATTTCTCTTGCTCAAGTGGCTCATCACCAACTTCTTGCGGCATCATCATCATGAGTTCTTCTTGTAAAGAACCCGCTTGCTCTAGAAGTGGTAATTCACCTTTCATAGCTTTACGCATAATCGTTGCTGGAACGAGCATACGGTTAATTTCATTCGTACCTTCAAAAATTCGATTTATACGAGAGTTACGGTACATTGTCTCTACTTCATACTCAGACATAAAGCCGTATCCACCATGGATTTGAACCGCTTCGTCAACGACAAAGTCAAGAACTTCTGAACCGAATACTTTATTTAATGAACATTCAATTGCATACTCTGCGATTGCTTTACCAACCGCTGTCCCGTCTTTCTGCTCTTCATCAGACAGAGCGGAGAAAGCTTCATCAATTAATCCACCCGTACGGTAAATCGTACTTTCAGCGGCATATGTTTTCGCAGCCATTTCCGCTAATTTCTTTTGAATTAACGTAAACTTGGAGATCGGAAGCTTAAATTGCTTACGCTCATTTGCGTATGTTGCAGCAACTTCAATGGCACGCTTTGATCCACCAACACAGCCGACACCAAGCTTCCAACGTCCAACATTTAAAATATTAAAGGCAATTACGTGACCTTTGCCGATTTCACCAAGAACATTTTCTTTCGGTACAAGGGCATCTTCTAAAATTAATGTACGAGTTGAAGATCCTTTAATCCCCATTTTCTTTTCTTCTGGACCTGTAGATACACCTTCATAATCTCTTTCGACGATAAAAGCAGTAAATTGATCTCCATCAATTTTTGCATAAACAACAAAGACATCTGCAAACCCTGCATTTGTAATCCATTGCTTTTCACCATTTAATACGTAGTGTGTACCAGCTTCATTTAGCTTCGCTGTTGTTTTCGCTCCTAATGCATCAGATCCGGAACTAGGCTCAGTTAATGCATATGCAGCAATTTTTTCTCCTGAAGCTAGACCAGGTAAATACTTTTGCTTTTGCTCTTCATCCCCGAAAAA
The Bacillus shivajii DNA segment above includes these coding regions:
- a CDS encoding acyl-CoA dehydrogenase family protein, with translation MSTADKTLKGGGFLLEEVSPEQVFTPEDLTDEHEMIAKTTEDFIVEKVVPEVEKIEEHQFDISVDLLKQAGELGLLGADVPEEYGGIGLDKMSSSLITEKFALAGSFSLSHGAHVGIGTLPIVFFGDEEQKQKYLPGLASGEKIAAYALTEPSSGSDALGAKTTAKLNEAGTHYVLNGEKQWITNAGFADVFVVYAKIDGDQFTAFIVERDYEGVSTGPEEKKMGIKGSSTRTLILEDALVPKENVLGEIGKGHVIAFNILNVGRWKLGVGCVGGSKRAIEVAATYANERKQFKLPISKFTLIQKKLAEMAAKTYAAESTIYRTGGLIDEAFSALSDEEQKDGTAVGKAIAEYAIECSLNKVFGSEVLDFVVDEAVQIHGGYGFMSEYEVETMYRNSRINRIFEGTNEINRMLVPATIMRKAMKGELPLLEQAGSLQEELMMMMPQEVGDEPLEQEKYLLENAKKIFMMVAGTAVQKYGEKLQKEQEMLANVADLVSDVFNIESVILRTEKAIAKDGLEKANQKLLMTEVFTQEAFNRIEAIAKESLVALEDGDSLRTMLSILKKLTRHTPVNVVAKKREVAARVIEAEKYVV